Genomic DNA from Nitrospirota bacterium:
CCCTCTTCCTTAATTATCACCCTTCTGCGTCTTACACCTATCGGAAGGTCAAACTCCTGCTTGCATCCTGCCTCACAAGCCCTGCAGGCTATGCAATTGTTTTCATTAAAATACCATCCTATTTGATTCGGATTCTTTGCCACTTATATCACCCCCTCTGCCTTTATTACCTTCACACCAATTTCTTTTGCAACAATCTGCCCTGAAAATTTCTCGGCCTTGCCGGATAAGAACTGCCCGTCTGCAGTACCGGCGGGCGACCATCTATTAATCTTGTTAAGGCTTCCTTTTGCTACCTTGCCAAATGCCCAATGGCCATAGCCGTGCTGAAGGGCTACTACCTCGGGATGAATCCTCTCGGTTATCTGCACTGTACCCTTTGCCTTTGCATAAGGAGATTCTATCCAGACAGCGTCTCCGTCCTTCAGCCCGAGGCTGGACGCAGTCGCTGAATTCATGAGTAAAGGATTATCCGGCTTCATCTCCATCAGGTAGTCATTGTTAAATGTTCGCGAGTGAGTATGTTCATTTTGCTTATAGCCGACCAAGTACAGCGGAAATTCGGCAGTCGGCTTGTCTTCAGGTTCACTGTATTCAGGAAGTCCGCTGTAATTGTTCTTTTTAAGCAATGCCGATGTCAGTTCAAGCTTCTTTGTCGGCGTCTCAAAACCCTTGCAGATTTTATCACCTATCTTTACTCCGACCGCTTTAGCTTTACCGTCTTTGTCAGGCTTTTCCTTTACAACCCCGGTCTTCTCATCAACACTGCCGCCTTCAGGCATCTTTACTTCCTTCCTGAATTTTTCATATTCTGTCTTGCCGCTCATGATAAGCGTAGTCTTCTTAAATGTCTCCCAGTCCTGTTCCTTGGCAAAAGCGGTTGGGTTGTATTCATCGGCATAAAATGCATCATAAGAAAGGTCTGCAGGAGAATAATTATTTTTATCCTTTAAACCCATCTTTCTCATCACCGCCATCCAGAACTCAACCTCTGTCATACCATTAATCACCGATTTAATTACCGGTCTTCTTAAGCCGAGGACAGGCCATGTTACCCAATAACCGGTAAAATCATATCTTTCAAGATATACGGACCCGGGAATAACTATATCCGCCATCTCGGCAGTCTCGCTCATAAATATATCCTGCACCACCACATATTCCAGCTTTTTCATAAAATCCATATTCTTTTTTGTATTAGGCACAGACATCATAAAATTCTGAAATACAAAAATGCCTGCCTTTGGCACACCTGAACCCGGAGTTGACTCCTTTCCGTTTAAAACCACTTCCCTTGTTTCAACATAGATTCCAGAGCCATGCCCGAGAATATATTTTGTCCCTTTGCCGTCCACCCTCGGCTTCTTCAGTGAAGGGATATCAACCTCAAGTTCGTGATGCTTATTGCCTTTCTTACTGGGCTCTATCATTGTGCCCGGTTTATCAATCATGCCAAGTAAAGCCGGCAGGATTGTAATAGCATAACCGCCAAGTGTAGCATTTGTATGATGTCCTGGACCGCTCCATGTATCAATAATAACGGGCTTTCCTGCCTTTGCAGTCTCACCTATTTCTGTTGCGATTCTTTCAATGGTCTTTGCAGATACGCTGGTTATTTTTTCCGCCCATTCAGGGGTTTTGTCCGCAACATATTTTGCATATTCATCAAAACCAATACACCACTCATTAATAAAGGGTTTATTTACAAAATCTTTCTTTATTAATACATGCCCGATGGCAAGCGCCATGGCGCCGTCAGTGCCGGGCCTTATGGAAACCCACTCATCTGCCTTTGCAGCAGTCTGGCTATAAAAAGGGTCAATATAAACCATCTTGGCGCCCTTTGCCCGGCCCCTGTTCCAGATGCCCGGCAGGTGTATCCACTTCATCGCACCGAGGAGATTCCACCCAAATATAAGAGCATACGAAGTGTCTTCAAAGTCGGCAAGGGGGCGTTCATTACCCATCACAAGTTTGAAAGATGCCTTTCTTGCAACATCACAGAGATTGGAATGATTATGGTAGTTGGGCGTACCGTACATCTTGCAGAAATCACTTTGGATATGAGTAAAGCTATGGTCTTCACTGAACCATGCAAGGCTTTCTGCTCCGTGTTTCTCCCTGATTTTCTGTAAATTTTCAGCAACCTGATTAATCGCCTCATCCCATGATACAGCCTTCCATTTGCCGCCGCCCCTCTCTCCAACCCGCACCATTGGTGTCTTCAGCCTGTCAGGGTCATAAACTGTCCTCAATCCCGAGTTACCCTTGGCGCAAATTCTCCCTGCTGAATCTTTATCGCTAAATACAGCGCTAAGTTCACTTAAAGCCTTTTCATAGTTTGCGGATATGTTTGCTATATTGTTAGGATTTGCTATTCCCTCTATCTTCACTGCCCTGCCGTTGACAACCTTAACCTTAATGCCCGACTGGCCGCCGCACATATTGCAGTTGCTGTAAATCCATTCGCCCTCCTTTAATAATTTCTCCTGGGCGCTTGCTTCTCTAAAAAGTCCAAACTTGTCATCCCATATAAGGCCGCTTGCAATTGCAGCGCCTGCAAGCGCCGAGGCCCATTTAAGAAAAGACCTTCTTGTGAATTGCTTGCCCGTTACCTGCTCAAAAAGACCCTTCTCTTCTTGTGTTATAACTCTTTTCTCGCTCATTTACCCTCCTCCTGCTTAAATAATACTTTTGCGCCTTCCAACCCGCCGCTGTGGCATCCTGCGCAATTAGCCGGGTCCACCTGTTTTCTCAATGCAGCGGCAGACCCCTCCCTTAAATCAACTGACTCGTGACAGTCAGTGCAATCTTTCGGGGTTTGAAGTTTTGATTCAAGGTGGACTCTGTGATATGTCTTAAATTTCTTGTTAAGCGATATGTCTTTTTTAATATTGGCATGGCATGCAAGGCATTCCTTATTGCTGAGCTTTCCCGCATTTTTATGCAACTCAATAAGATTTTTTTCTGCTGCCGCTGCCGCTGAGGCAAAAAACAACACTAAACACACAATTAAAGCCTTTTTCATAATCCTCCTCCTCTATCAACTTTTTACATTAAATTTCAAAGCTCTCAGGATTTCTCTATCTTGTCCGGTGTTTTGTCTTCATTGATTGCATTCTTAAATCCTGATATCGCTCCGCCAAGGCTTTTGCCTATTTGCGGCAGTCTTGACGGGCCAAAAATAAACAATAAAACTATCAGAATTACTGCCATTTCCGGTAATCCTATTCCAAACATATTTTCGCCTCTCTTTTGATGAAACCTGCTTAGTTTAAAGCAACTTTCATGCTATTTGTAACTAACGGGATTTAAATAATATTTTTAGGGGGGAATGTTACGAAAAAGAAACAGTTTACAGCAGACAAAAAGACTTAACTCTTCTGAATTGTTAACAAAAAGATACTTCTGCAGATAAAAATAAGGATTGTTACGATTAAGGAACAATCCTTTTTAATTAATTCCGTATGCATTCATTTTTTCCCAGAGAGTCTTTCTGCTTATCCCGAGAAGCTCGGCAGCTCTTGATTTACTCCCTTTTGCACTCTTTAACACCCTGATGATATATTCTTTCTCCGCCTTTGCCGATATATCCGACAGAGACAGCCGGCCGATATTACTCTCCTTCTTTAGAACAAAAGCCGGCAGGTCCTCCTTTTTAATAGTATCTGAAGAAGAGATGGTCGCACCCCTTTCTATTATGTTTTCAAGTTCTCTTACATTACCCGGATAGTCATATTCAAGGAGTACATCCATAGCATCCTTTGAAACACGGATATTGCGTGATAACTTATTTAAAAAAAAGTCAATCAGGAGGGGAATATCCTCCTTCCGCTCCCTTAAAGAAGGAATCGTTATCGGTATCACATTCAGACGATAATAAAGGTCTTCCCTGAAACGTCTTTTTTTAACCTCTTCTGACAAGTCCATATTTGTCGCCGCAATTATCCTTATATCCACATTTAATGTTTCGGTTCCGCCGACCCGTTCAAATGTCCTCTCCTGAATTATTCTTAAAAGCTTTGCCTGTGTGGAAAGCGGAAGGTCGCCGACCTCATCAAGAAAAATTGTACCGCCGTCGGCAAGTTCAAACCTGCCGGGTTTCATCTTTATTGCACCTGTGAATGCCCCCTTTTCATGTCCGAACAACTCACTCTCTATAAGGCCTTCCGGCAGAGCCGCACAGTTAACCTTAATCAAAGGCTTATCTTTTCTTTTGCTCTGATAATGAATTGTTGTTGCTATAAGTTCCTTTCCCGTTCCGCTTTCTCCGAGTATTACTATGGTTGAATCTGAGCCGGCAACCTTCTCAATCAAGGAAAATACCTTCTTTATTTCAATGCCTTCACCTACAATATTGGGGAAACAGTAACACTTGCTAAGGTCTTTTTTAAGCCTTAGATTTTCCTCTTTAAGCCTCTTTATTTCCAGCGCCCTCTCAATAAGCAGGAGAAATTCATCCAGGGCAA
This window encodes:
- the tatA gene encoding twin-arginine translocase TatA/TatE family subunit; this translates as MFGIGLPEMAVILIVLLFIFGPSRLPQIGKSLGGAISGFKNAINEDKTPDKIEKS
- a CDS encoding molybdopterin-dependent oxidoreductase, encoding MSEKRVITQEEKGLFEQVTGKQFTRRSFLKWASALAGAAIASGLIWDDKFGLFREASAQEKLLKEGEWIYSNCNMCGGQSGIKVKVVNGRAVKIEGIANPNNIANISANYEKALSELSAVFSDKDSAGRICAKGNSGLRTVYDPDRLKTPMVRVGERGGGKWKAVSWDEAINQVAENLQKIREKHGAESLAWFSEDHSFTHIQSDFCKMYGTPNYHNHSNLCDVARKASFKLVMGNERPLADFEDTSYALIFGWNLLGAMKWIHLPGIWNRGRAKGAKMVYIDPFYSQTAAKADEWVSIRPGTDGAMALAIGHVLIKKDFVNKPFINEWCIGFDEYAKYVADKTPEWAEKITSVSAKTIERIATEIGETAKAGKPVIIDTWSGPGHHTNATLGGYAITILPALLGMIDKPGTMIEPSKKGNKHHELEVDIPSLKKPRVDGKGTKYILGHGSGIYVETREVVLNGKESTPGSGVPKAGIFVFQNFMMSVPNTKKNMDFMKKLEYVVVQDIFMSETAEMADIVIPGSVYLERYDFTGYWVTWPVLGLRRPVIKSVINGMTEVEFWMAVMRKMGLKDKNNYSPADLSYDAFYADEYNPTAFAKEQDWETFKKTTLIMSGKTEYEKFRKEVKMPEGGSVDEKTGVVKEKPDKDGKAKAVGVKIGDKICKGFETPTKKLELTSALLKKNNYSGLPEYSEPEDKPTAEFPLYLVGYKQNEHTHSRTFNNDYLMEMKPDNPLLMNSATASSLGLKDGDAVWIESPYAKAKGTVQITERIHPEVVALQHGYGHWAFGKVAKGSLNKINRWSPAGTADGQFLSGKAEKFSGQIVAKEIGVKVIKAEGVI
- a CDS encoding sigma-54-dependent Fis family transcriptional regulator encodes the protein MKNSILLIEDEKLMRITLEDALKSAGYEVTSFEIGIEALKALKTNSFDIVVTDIRLPDIDGFDIVREIIPIKDTQVIVMTAYGTIKDAVEAMRLGAFDYITKPFALDEFLLLIERALEIKRLKEENLRLKKDLSKCYCFPNIVGEGIEIKKVFSLIEKVAGSDSTIVILGESGTGKELIATTIHYQSKRKDKPLIKVNCAALPEGLIESELFGHEKGAFTGAIKMKPGRFELADGGTIFLDEVGDLPLSTQAKLLRIIQERTFERVGGTETLNVDIRIIAATNMDLSEEVKKRRFREDLYYRLNVIPITIPSLRERKEDIPLLIDFFLNKLSRNIRVSKDAMDVLLEYDYPGNVRELENIIERGATISSSDTIKKEDLPAFVLKKESNIGRLSLSDISAKAEKEYIIRVLKSAKGSKSRAAELLGISRKTLWEKMNAYGIN